The Arachis hypogaea cultivar Tifrunner chromosome 14, arahy.Tifrunner.gnm2.J5K5, whole genome shotgun sequence genome has a segment encoding these proteins:
- the LOC112741635 gene encoding pachytene checkpoint protein 2 homolog isoform X1, protein MLYCCTECTIVFPCCLGCKTFPKDSRNGKEESNLVFVLIDEVESLAAARKAAIFGSEPSDSIRVVNALLTQIDKLISSPNVIILITSNITTAIGKLL, encoded by the exons ATGTTGTATTGTTGCACTGAATGCACAATTGTGTTTCCTTGTTGTTTAGGTTGCAAAACTTTTCCAAAAGATTCAAGAAATGGTAAAGAAGAAAGCAATCTAGTATTTGTTTTGATTG ATGAAGTTGAAAGCCTTGCTGCGGCGAGGAAAGCTGCTATATTCGGTTCAGAACCTTCAGATTCTATTCGG GTTGTAAATGCATTACTAACTCAGATTGACAAGTTAATATCATCTCCAAATGTGATAATCCTAATCACATCCAACATAACTACTGCTATTG GAAAATTATTATGA
- the LOC112741635 gene encoding pachytene checkpoint protein 2 homolog isoform X3 has translation MLYCCTECTIVFPCCLGCKTFPKDSRNDEVESLAAARKAAIFGSEPSDSIRVVNALLTQIDKLISSPNVIILITSNITTAIGKLL, from the exons ATGTTGTATTGTTGCACTGAATGCACAATTGTGTTTCCTTGTTGTTTAGGTTGCAAAACTTTTCCAAAAGATTCAAGAAATG ATGAAGTTGAAAGCCTTGCTGCGGCGAGGAAAGCTGCTATATTCGGTTCAGAACCTTCAGATTCTATTCGG GTTGTAAATGCATTACTAACTCAGATTGACAAGTTAATATCATCTCCAAATGTGATAATCCTAATCACATCCAACATAACTACTGCTATTG GAAAATTATTATGA
- the LOC112741635 gene encoding pachytene checkpoint protein 2 homolog isoform X2: MLYCCTECTIVFPCCLGCKTFPKDSRNVCDHADEVESLAAARKAAIFGSEPSDSIRVVNALLTQIDKLISSPNVIILITSNITTAIGKLL; this comes from the exons ATGTTGTATTGTTGCACTGAATGCACAATTGTGTTTCCTTGTTGTTTAGGTTGCAAAACTTTTCCAAAAGATTCAAGAAATG TGTGTGATCATGCAGATGAAGTTGAAAGCCTTGCTGCGGCGAGGAAAGCTGCTATATTCGGTTCAGAACCTTCAGATTCTATTCGG GTTGTAAATGCATTACTAACTCAGATTGACAAGTTAATATCATCTCCAAATGTGATAATCCTAATCACATCCAACATAACTACTGCTATTG GAAAATTATTATGA